A stretch of Tigriopus californicus strain San Diego chromosome 11, Tcal_SD_v2.1, whole genome shotgun sequence DNA encodes these proteins:
- the LOC131890833 gene encoding placenta-specific gene 8 protein-like, producing MSVITVQPSQTYTMGVAQRFPAKKRWHQGIFGCFNNPLICLCGFFCSPCLYCSTVNKLGESGFKYWCLSTFCFCPMGVAARSMARERYQIDDTYANDVVVALTCGTCSLCQIAAEIEHNQRNPGY from the exons ATGTCTGTGATCACTGTTCAACCAAGTCAAACGTATACCATGGGGGTTGCCCAAAGGTTTCCGGCCAAAAAACGTTGGCATCAAGGCATCTTTGGATGTTTCAATAACCCCCTGATCT GCCTTTGTGGATTCTTCTGTTCACCGTGTTTATACTGTTCAACAGTGAACAAATTAGGAGAAAGCGGTTTCAAGTATTGGTGCCTCTCCACGTTTTGCTTTTGCCCTATGGGTGTGGCAGCCCGATCAATGGCCCGTGAGCGATACCAAATCGAT GACACCTATGCAAATGATGTCGTCGTTGCTTTAACTTGTGGCACTTGTAGCTTGTGTCAAATTGCTGCTGAGATTGAGCACAATCAAAGAAATCCAGGCTACTAA
- the LOC131890531 gene encoding 1,5-anhydro-D-fructose reductase-like isoform X1 — protein MVATGTARATKVEGFTDYCAMTLTSIHRSIYLAMAMLQTGLQTFNCPMVGLGTWLSSQGQVGQAVDWALEAGVRLIDTAYMYQNEKEIGDALKKWFDSGKLKRSDLFIVTKLPPMGMKASNVEKYLKKSLEALQLSYVDLYLIHCPFGLKEDDNSVNFKFREGAQVIIETDDHVALWHQMERMFDLGLTKSIGVSNFSSSQIDRIMDIARIRIAVNQVECYAYWQQKNLRKTMEKYGIKLMAYGPLGSPGRPSQVFKGTLPAVLQDPVVTTIAQKWNKTPAQVLLRHLLQLGFIVIPKSVNEARIKENSQVLDFNLCNEDMVILNGLDRGIKGRTFLFDVFPTDKDATKEPEYPFNDERDNYSMFDVQEAGDGKSPSEKDTSSAAN, from the exons ATGGTCGCAACGGGGACGGCGAGGGCAACTAAAGTCGAGGGTTTCACTGATTACTGCGCCATG AccctcacatccatccatcggtCTATCTATCTAGCCATGGCTATGCTTCAAACGGGACTGCAGACCTTCAATTGTCCCATGGTGGGATTGGGTACTTGGCTCAGCTCCCAAGGCCAAGTGGGACAGGCTGTGGATTGGGCCTTGGAAGCCGGAGTTCGACTCATTGATACGGCCTACATGTATCAAAACGAGAAAGAAATTGGAGACGCTCTCAAGAAGTGGTTCGATTCGG GCAAACTCAAACGCTCTGACTTGTTCATTGTGACCAAATTGCCGCCCATGGGCATGAAAGCGTCTAACGTGGAGAAGTACTTGAAGAAGAGCTTGGAAGCTCTTCAATTGAGCTACGTGGATCTGTACTTGATCCATTGCCCgtttggtttgaaagaggATGATAACTCCGTGAATTTCAAGTTTCGGGAGGGTGCTCAA gtaATCATTGAAACGGACGATCACGTGGCCCTGTGGCATCAAATGGAGCGCATGTTTGACTTGGGTCTCACGAAGAGCATTGGTGTGTCTAATTTCTCCAGCTCTCAAATCGACCGAATCATGGACATTGCCCGCATTCGGATTGCCGTGAATCAAGTCGAATGCTACGCCTActggcaacaaaaaaatctcaggAAGACCATGGaaaagtatggcatcaaaCTGATGGCTTATGGTCCCTTGGGGTCGCCTG GTCGGCCATCCCAAGTTTTCAAAGGAACATTACCGGCAGTATTACAAGACCCCGTGGTGACAACCATCGCacaaaagtggaacaaaaccCCAGCTCAAGTACTGCTTCGACATTTGCTCCAATTGGGGTTCATCGTGATCCCCAAGAGCGTCAACGAGGCTCGCATAAAAGAGAACTCACAAGTGCTTGATTTCAATCTCTGCAACGAGGACATGGTCATTTTGAACGGACTGGATCGCGGGATCAAAGGTCGAACCTTCTTGTTCGATGTCTTTCCCACGGACAAAGATGCCACCAAAGAGCCCGAGTATCCGTTCAATGATGAGCGTGACAATTACTCCATGTTTGATGTCCAAGAAGCCGGGGATGGAAAGTCTCCCTCTGAAAAGGATACGAGCTCAGCTGCCAATTGA
- the LOC131890531 gene encoding 1,5-anhydro-D-fructose reductase-like isoform X2, translated as MAMLQTGLQTFNCPMVGLGTWLSSQGQVGQAVDWALEAGVRLIDTAYMYQNEKEIGDALKKWFDSGKLKRSDLFIVTKLPPMGMKASNVEKYLKKSLEALQLSYVDLYLIHCPFGLKEDDNSVNFKFREGAQVIIETDDHVALWHQMERMFDLGLTKSIGVSNFSSSQIDRIMDIARIRIAVNQVECYAYWQQKNLRKTMEKYGIKLMAYGPLGSPGRPSQVFKGTLPAVLQDPVVTTIAQKWNKTPAQVLLRHLLQLGFIVIPKSVNEARIKENSQVLDFNLCNEDMVILNGLDRGIKGRTFLFDVFPTDKDATKEPEYPFNDERDNYSMFDVQEAGDGKSPSEKDTSSAAN; from the exons ATGGCTATGCTTCAAACGGGACTGCAGACCTTCAATTGTCCCATGGTGGGATTGGGTACTTGGCTCAGCTCCCAAGGCCAAGTGGGACAGGCTGTGGATTGGGCCTTGGAAGCCGGAGTTCGACTCATTGATACGGCCTACATGTATCAAAACGAGAAAGAAATTGGAGACGCTCTCAAGAAGTGGTTCGATTCGG GCAAACTCAAACGCTCTGACTTGTTCATTGTGACCAAATTGCCGCCCATGGGCATGAAAGCGTCTAACGTGGAGAAGTACTTGAAGAAGAGCTTGGAAGCTCTTCAATTGAGCTACGTGGATCTGTACTTGATCCATTGCCCgtttggtttgaaagaggATGATAACTCCGTGAATTTCAAGTTTCGGGAGGGTGCTCAA gtaATCATTGAAACGGACGATCACGTGGCCCTGTGGCATCAAATGGAGCGCATGTTTGACTTGGGTCTCACGAAGAGCATTGGTGTGTCTAATTTCTCCAGCTCTCAAATCGACCGAATCATGGACATTGCCCGCATTCGGATTGCCGTGAATCAAGTCGAATGCTACGCCTActggcaacaaaaaaatctcaggAAGACCATGGaaaagtatggcatcaaaCTGATGGCTTATGGTCCCTTGGGGTCGCCTG GTCGGCCATCCCAAGTTTTCAAAGGAACATTACCGGCAGTATTACAAGACCCCGTGGTGACAACCATCGCacaaaagtggaacaaaaccCCAGCTCAAGTACTGCTTCGACATTTGCTCCAATTGGGGTTCATCGTGATCCCCAAGAGCGTCAACGAGGCTCGCATAAAAGAGAACTCACAAGTGCTTGATTTCAATCTCTGCAACGAGGACATGGTCATTTTGAACGGACTGGATCGCGGGATCAAAGGTCGAACCTTCTTGTTCGATGTCTTTCCCACGGACAAAGATGCCACCAAAGAGCCCGAGTATCCGTTCAATGATGAGCGTGACAATTACTCCATGTTTGATGTCCAAGAAGCCGGGGATGGAAAGTCTCCCTCTGAAAAGGATACGAGCTCAGCTGCCAATTGA